GTTTCCTTTGTTAGTGGGCATTACTTCGATTTCGAGTGTGCTAGAAGAAATAAATAAGGCGTGAACGCACGAATTGCACTCAATCGGTCGTCACGCTCTGGCCGGACCGCTATCGCAATACGCAGACCACTTTTTCGAACACACCCATCCCTACGAATACCGCACACATCGCCTGCCGGTAGCTATGGAAAATAGAATCCCATCGCGAACTTTAAGAGCGGATCTGCCTCCCACACTAAATGTCGCCATTATCCAATCATTTTTTTAAACTGGCTAAAGTCTCAGCCTGGAGGGTGATTCACCCCCTTGCGCGCCACTTTTGCATTGTCAAACAAAACGAGCGTTTACTTGCCTGCTTCTTATGCATCAGGCACTGATGAAGCGTTTGTGATCCTTGTTCACAAGGCTACGAACGATTGCATTCTTACCGTGTGCTGAATCCTGGATCGTGGTGTCTATCTCGCCTAAACGCCAAATGCGAATACGCGTTTGTTGAGCATCGTGATCTGCCAACATCTGTCGCCCACGAAACATTCCAGCAAATGCTATGTGCACGCGGATTTTGCGGTAATTTCCCCACAACACGACTTCATATTGGGGGCCCGGACCTAGTAAGACTAGAAGCGCTGGTTCACTAGCAACAAGCAAGATCTGGAGCCATGTGAAGGAGACTTCAATAAGTTCCTAGTACTAGCAAAAGCCCTTTAAAGATCGGCAGGACAAACCTTCTATCGAGTGACGTCACAACCACCAAAGGGCCGACAAAGAACGTGGCAGCCAAGTGCCCTGTGAAGTGACATCTTGCGGGGCTGATCCACAGAATCGATCATTGTTTTCGAAAAGCTGGGCGTTACAGGAAGGATCGGGTACTAGTTTGATCGCTCGTCATCGCTCGAAAACTTTGTTGCGATCAACTGGCCGTCTTTTAGTTGAAAGTGTATGTCCCCAAGGGTCTGAGCTTCACTTTGGTTGTGGGTCACATGCAAGATCGTGACGCTCTGTTTGAGCTCCCCTAGCAGCGACTGGATCTCGATCCGCGTGGCTTCGTCCAGTGCACTCAGCGGCTCGTCAAGCAGCAATACCGACGGATGGAATGATAGTGCTCTGCCGAGCGCCACTCGCTGTGATTCACCTCCGCTGAGGTTGGTGACCCCTCGTTTCATCAAATGGTCGAGCCCGAGCATTGCTGCCAATTCGTCAATGCGGTGCTGTGTCCCCGCCTTCGTCCAACCGCGAAGTTTCAACGCGAAGGATAGGTGCTCGGCGACGGTGTGAGTCGGAAACAGGGCTAAATCTTGGGGGACATAGCCCACATCGCGATCGCCTGGCAGCCAATCGCTTACGTCATTGCCATCGATCAACACCTTTCCGCAGGAGACTTTGCGAAGCCCACAGATCGTTTCCAGAATGGTCGTTTTGCCACGACCGGTTCTCCCCATCAACACCGCATAGGCTCCACGGGGCACAACCATATTGATTCGATGCAACTGGAATTCGCCTGCGACAATTGAGACATCTTGGAGCTCGATCACGCGTTCAGTCCCGTTCCGAGAATCCGCAAGATCAAGAGCACGACGATCGCCATCGCAACCATCAACAGTGATACCGCGACAGCCGAATCCAGCTCCCCCACACTGAGTTCTAGAAACACCGTGGTCGACAAAACCTCGGTCCTCATTCGTGTCGCCCCTGCGAAAACCAAAATCGGGCCGAATTCGCCAAGTGATCTCGCCCACGCGATCGTTGTCGCCGCGATCATCCCCCGCCGAGCTTGCGGTAAAGTGACTGTCAAAAATGCCTGCCCGCGAGTACAGCCGAGCGTTCTGGCGACGTCTTCGGTCCGCGGGTCGATCTGATCAAAGGTGACTCGCATGGTTCGCACAGCGAAAGCACAGGCAACAGAAAACTGTGCCAGCACAACCGCCGGCCAGCGGTAGGTCACGGGGAAACCTAGATCCCCCAAGAATGTTTCCAGTTGCCAATCACCGATCTTTTGATGAAACAAGATCAGCAGGCTAAGCCCCAGCACCAGCGGTGGCAAAACGATCGGGATGTCGACAATCGTATCGACCAGCCAGCGAAGCGGAAACCGATAGCGACTGAGCAGATACCCCAACGGTACGGCAACCCATAACGACAGGATTGCCGCAACCGAGCAACTGGTAATCGTCAGCTTCATTGCAGCGATGATTTCCGGCTTTGCCAAAGCCGCTCGGAAGTCGGCAACGGATGTGAATCGCAAATCGGCGATCAGCAGCAAGACAATCAGCAAGATAAACGTCGCCGAAATCCCACCCATCACAATGAAAAATGGCGCATCGCTACGTCGGCGTCTTCGGTCAGAGCGTCGCGATTGGCCGATCCGTTCATTCGTCTGCGATGCCGGCGTTGTCTGCACCGACTCTTGATCCAAGCTCATTGACCGGTCGGCTCCCAACGCCAACTGAAACCTTCTGATATGAACGCGTCTTGCGATTTTGCGCTACAAATCTGCTGGAATAGACGGCCGGCCAAATTGGGAAAAGGCGAATCCTTGGCGACAGCCCAAGGCTGCGTCGCGATACTGCACTCGATCCCTTCGATTCGAATCGCTTGTAAAAAATCGCCAGCGCCAGCGGCATTGCTAAGATAGGCCACTGCTGCGTCCAGTGAGCCTGCTTGAAGCTGATTGACAAGCATGTCCCCCGTCGGTGTTTGCACCGTCACATTGGGCATGATCTCTTCCTGGACACCACCTTCGCGGAACGTATTCTGCGTTATCCAGCCCATCGCACATTGTTTTTCGTGACCGATACCGACTCGCAAACCTTCGCGAGCCAAATCCTTCAAGCTTTGGATCCCCTTTGGGTTTCCCTTTTGAACCAAGATAACCAATTCATTGTTGCTGACAGTCACAGGTTCGGGAAACAAGTCGTGAACTTGATTCATGAATTCCAAATCACATGCGAAATAGGCATCCGGTTCCTGTCCGGCTTTCATCTGTGCGACCAAAATTCCGCATCCGTTGTAGACTCGATTGACTACAACGCCCTCACGAGTCTCAAACTCCTTGATCGTTTCCTCGATTGCGGGACGCAGCATCGAGCCGGCAAAAATCGAAAGCTCCGGCGTGTCGGCCCATTTATCACCGACGCCAACGCTAAAGCCAAACTCTTTGTACTGGCCGAGCCCACGATCACTTGCCGTTAAATAGCGGGCAAAGTGCAATCCCAAAGCCGGCTTATTGGATTGCTTGATGACTCCAATCGCGATATCCGAGGATGCTTCGGACAGTTCATCGAGCGTGATAAAGTCAACGTCCTCGAAGGTTCGCAACACGGCGTCATAGACGATTCCGGCGTCGGCCGCCCCGATCGCGATATCGCTGGCGACTTCGTTGACAGTCGCACGCATCGTGACTGCGGCACTTTCCAGAGCGTCCCATTGTTGCTGATCTTGCAAAACCCGCTTGGTGACTTTTCCAATCGCTGCTGTATCGGGGTTTGCCAAAACCAAACGGACATCACTTCGGCGAAGGTCGTTTATGCTCTGGATCGACTTTGGATTGCCTTTCGCGACGGCGACAACGGCGCGCATTTTTGCGACCGGAATCGTTTCCGCGATCAGCCCTTTGTCTTCGGCGATTTCGAGATAGCTGTCATCGGCAGGCAAAAACAAGTCACCCTTTTGCGCAACTTCGATCGACGAAAGCAACGTTTGCGAAGGTCCGTATTGAATCTCAATTCGCCCGCCACACTCTTCTTCGTAGCGCTCTTTGACGGCTTCCATCACAGCACGATTGCTGGCAGCGCAAAACAGCTGGATTGCTGCGCTGGACGGTGTGACGCCTGTGCTTTGACGCGGCGCATTCTCTCGCCCTGAATCGCTCATGGAGTAGATCAATCCGCCTAGGACCAGCACGGAAGCTAACATCCAGCCAATTGCTCGAACCATTTTTCGCTACCTGTTACCTTTTTCGTCCAGGTGGAATCGGAACCAAAGTTGGCTGCCGATTGGTCCCTTCGACATCGGACCGGTCTGGTGGACGATTTTCCACGCTACCGAACAATTCGCTATCCCATTGACAGTGAATTAACAAATCGAACCCTGGATTCTGTTCTTTCACTTGGCAGGAACAAGCGCCGGCAAGAAACTGTGTGAGTTCTTTGACCATCGTCGATGTGGTGTTTTCGGCAGACAAGACTTCGAGTGCGCGCCCGCGTCCGAAGACAGGAACCAACAGTGGTTGCCTGCCTTTGAAGGCCTCGGGTCGTATCCCGCCAAACAGTTCCACCAAAAAGCGTTCGCGGTCATCGTTGGGATCAATCTCGACGATGCTGAAACGAACCACCAACGGAACATCGGCATATAGTTCCGACCCTGGCAAGCCAATCCCTTCGGGCAACTGGACGTCGGATTCCAGCTGCGTGAACGTCGATTCGAGCATCGACCGAGCAGCTGCGTTCTTCGCTTCGTCGGAAGATTTGATCATCAGCCAAATGACGCTATGACCAGCGAGCAAACGCTTTTGCAATTCCTGACGAACCGGGGATCCGAGCAACTGCTCCACGTTCAGCTCGTCGAGCGGCTGATCAAAATGATTGATAAATCGTCCGTTGCCGACCTTGGTTCGGACAACCAAATACGGCAGCGACTTGGCTTTGCTTTCGACCTGCTTCCACAAGTTGCCGTAGGCATCGTCGATCGGCTTTGCCGTATCGACGACGGTGACTTTTACATTGATTGCTACATCGGGACCGTCAGCCATATCTGTAATCCGCCGCAGCCTTTGCTGAGCCGAATCTGGAAGCCCTTCGGCACTGAAGACGATCAATTCGATGCGATCAGGTTGCCATCGTTCCAACGCGTAGCGAAAGACAGGAATGTTGCAGGCATGTGCGATCGTCGGCATCACCAAAGCGATCGCGACGATCAGTGTGATGGTCCGCAGGGCTGGTACCGACTGCACGGGCACCAACTGCGGAAATCGACAACGCGGTTGCTGACGATCACGCATTATTGTGCCGCCTTGCCGAAGCAGATGACGCCACCATCAAGAGTCGTCAAATACAGCTTGCCATTTGCACCAGCCAGTCCGTCCCAAGTCGGCAACGATTCGATGGGCAGCTGGCTATCGATTTTCCCGGTGTCGATATTGACCGCTAAAAGCTTCGCCCCTTCGTCCCCCATCAAGATCTTGTCTTGTTCGGCGAGCAAGGCTTGGACTTCGGGATCACTCTCGCTGAGCTGTTTGAAGGTTTCCTCTTCGTTGATCGAATCTCGCGGCCCGACCACAAACAGCTTGTTTCCAGCCAACACCATGCCTCGAACATAGATCGGAACTTCCTTTGCCCATTTCGGATCAACCAAGCTATTGCTTTGGCGTGCATTGGCGTTCGCATTCTTGCCATTGTTTTTGGCGATCTTGAACTGAATCGCCTTGCCGAATTTGCCTTCGACAACCTTTCCGCCATCAACAGTTCCGCTGTTCCGGTGCAAACTGTGATCACGTGCGGTACCGTCGTCGAAACTGACTGCCAAGACTGCGTCGGGGGAAATTTCGTTTCCGGATTCGTACCGTCGCTTGATCTGTTCGGCTGTTGCGGCGATGAAATACAGACGAACTTCATCGATCACGCCACCGAATTGACTTGGCGATTCATAAGTCCCGACCGCTGACAGGCTATCGGCACCGACGTCCATCCCTTGCGCGGGATCGGTCGTCAGTAGCCCGGCGGCTTTCCCTTCTGAAACCAAGTCACCATCGACGTACAGCTTGACCGCACCGTCCGCTTCCAGAACTCCCACGAGGTGATGCCAGCCACCGACAATTCGTTTCGATCCCGTCACCGTGGTCAGCTTCTTATCCACTCGGACATGAAACTCTGGCAAGCCCGCTTTGAGTGACAAGGCAAAGCCTTCGGTCGGACCGCCACGTGCGATAACAACACCTTGTGGACGCAGCGATGTCATCCATGCTTCGACTGTGATTGGCTTGCCCTTCGGATTAAGGCTTTCTGTTTTAGGAAACGAAGCTGATGGCACAGAAGCCGGGCCTTGCCGACGTCCGAAGTCCTTGGGGATCTCAGGCGGGTTTTGCTCGGCCGCGAAAAGCTGATGCTCAAGCACCGTTGTCCAACGCAGATATTGTGGTTTGCGGCCGTAACCGTAAACGTAGCCGTTCCCTTTGACCAAGATTCTGCCAGATGGGGCGAATCGGCCGGCTTGGTAGTATCCGCCGTGTCCACCAGCAAAGCTCTGTCCCATAACCCAATAGGATCGGTGGAACCACGTATCGTCCAGGAACCCCATCGGTGCAAAGATGTGTGCGTCCTCACCACGTTGCTTGGAAGCTTGAGTGGCAAAGTCACCCGAATTCGGACCGATTTCGAGGCGATTACCGTCGAAGTCGAACTTCTGCGACTTCATATAAAGATGACGCCCATCAGTGGACAGGATGTCTGGCAAGCCAACCGGCATCTGCAAGATCTGAAGCTTTTCCTGGATATTGTTACCCGTATCCGGGTTGGTTTCGTCCAAGATCCGTTCGAATTGCTGTTGCCCGGATGCGAGATCAAGTTTGATCAATCGCAATCCACCATCGATAAAGATCGAACGCCCCGCAACGCAGTACACCGATCCGTCATGGATTAGAACGCTGCCGTGAACTGGCCACAGCGATTCAAGTTGCTCGTATGCCATCGCACGTCGATCAAGCGGTGCCGCTCGGTATCGCCACACCAATTGGCCCGATTCATCCAGACAATAAACACGACCGTCAGCACAGCCGAACACGACCCTTCCTTGCGCAACCGTTGGCGGCGAATCGATACGGGCACCTGCGGTAAATGACCATTCGGTCTGGCCGTTCTTTTCGTCGATCGCATGCAGCGTATGCTGGTCAATTTGAGCGATATAAACCTTGCCGCCTGATATCACTGGCGAGGTCAACCGTCCGCCCAAGTTCACACGCCATTGAATGTCCACGTCAGAATTGACCGGCCCCGTTGTCGTGCCACTGCGATTGGAATCATGGCGATAAGTCGGCCAATCATCCGACGAGGGATCACTTTCTGGTGCAAGTGCCGCACCGTAGGCAGGTCCTTTGACCAAGCGACCTTCTTCGGGAACCTCATCAGGAATCGGACGAGTGGGTGCGACAGGTGCCAGTGCATTGAAGCCATAAAGCTTGGCTTCGGGATAGCACGCACAGTTATGAGGTGGTGCATAGGTCAAACCGTTGCAAGGCAACACGCCATACAAGCATCCGCCGCGAACCCAGTGATGGATATCCCAATGTTCTTGGTCCGGATCGACGAATTCGATCCCCGTTCGCGAAGGCATCAAGAAGTTATCGGTCGCCTTGGCGATATAGCAACGGTGGTGAAACCAATAGGTGTCCACGTCGGGTGCGAATGACTTTTTGATTTCACCGGTTTTGGGATCGCGACCGGTGTAGACGCCCGAGTCACGTCCGCTGGTTAGCGGCGCGAGCCACACCAGGCCGTCAACAACCATCAAGTCCTGTGGTGATTGGTAACCACTGTTGGGAAATTCCGCATCCCAAAGCCGCTGGCCGCTTTTGGCATCCAAACTGACCATTTTTCCGTCGCCACCGGCGTACAAGACGACATCGTCGTGCAAGACCAAACGCGGACCAAAGTTAAACGTGAATGAATCACGTCGCGTCACCGGATCGCTGCTCCAAGCACTTTCGCCATCCTGCTGGTTCAGGCTAATGATGCGTTCGCCATCGTGGAAATAAACTTTGCCGTCGTTCGCCGATAGAGACAGTGGCGAAACGATCGACTTCTTTGACCACAACCGCTCACCCGTATTCGCATCAAAGGCCATCAAGACACGAGGCTCTTCATTCCAGAAAATGCTACGTGATCTTGCTTGGTCACCGACCGTTCCAAACAACGGCGCGTAGTTTTGCAGTTCTGCTTCACCTTTGCGGACGACCAAGAACAAACGATCGCCTGTCGAGATAATTTCTTCGGTCGCATCGCTGTCGGCGTATTCTTGAATGACATCGCCCGTTTCGGCGTCCAGTGCGACCAACGGTGCGTTGTATCCCAAGGTCGCATAGACGCGATCTTCGGTGCAAACTAATCGACGCGCCAGTTGGCTCGGTCCGCTCTTCAAGGGCCAAAGATGGGATTGCCAAGAACTGATGTCTTTCTTCCAAAGCACGGTCCCGTTGAACGCGTCGCGTGCGATCAATTTCCATTTCGATGGCAACTGAATCGAGATGCGGCTGCCTTCGTCCATGATGTAAAACATGCGACCGCCAGCGGAAACCAACGCACTCATGCTGGCCATACGGTCGTGGTGCCGTGACCAACGCGGGCTGCCAACCCACTGCAAGTGCCGCGGAGGTGCGACAACGTCATCGTGCGCGACCGAGTTGCCGGTCGGGTCATGCAGGTAGTGAGTCCATTCGTCGATGTTGTCGGGACGGGCTTTTGTGTGTCGTTCCCAACCGTCGCCCTTCTTTACGAGCGCCACACCGTTGGGAACCAACACGCGCATGATCTCTTCCAGCGAAGCAAGATCCTGCGAATCGGCGATCAAGAGATTGACCATGTTGTCAACGTACGGCAACTGATCGCCGGGAAGTTGATCGACCGCGACATCGCCGTATCCTCCGCCAGCGCGAATCTGCTTGCGAAGTTGCCCCACCGCTTTCTCGCCATCGAGCAAGACCTGAACTTGGACAGACTCACTGCTACCAAGGGCTTTGGCAAGTTCTGCGTCCTGGCAACCGAGGTACACAAAGAAGCCTGCTCGCACATCGGCTTGCTTGATCAGATCTTGAGCATCCGAAACGGGATCGGCCCAAGCGGATCCTAGACATGTCGAAACCAAAACCACGAGGCCCAACAAAGGGCGGTTCAACCAGGCAGGTCGCATCGAATGACTCCGGGCGGGGGGAGGTAGATTGGCCTCCATTGTAGCCCAGTCAAGGTGCGAAGGTGTTGCGTCAACCTAGCCCTTTGGCGCTCAAGTCACATAAATCGGCTCCATACCGAAACAGGATCGAGCGTCGATCGTCAGCGTCACCTTGCAGTCGTCAAAGACACGAAATCGATATGGGTTTATGACTCTCAAACGAGCCAATCGACATTTCTTTGGCAGTATCGCGACAGCCTAGTTCTCGTTCACCCGTTGAACAGTCAATTCGATTGCGGTGATCAAGGCGCGCGCTTTGTTCATCGTTTCATCGTATTCCGCGTCGGGATCACTATCGGCCACGACACCACAACCGGCCTGTACATAGACGGTTCCGTCTTTGATGACCATCGTCCGCAGCGCGATGCAGGTATCCATGTTGCCTCGATAATCAACCCAGCCGACGGCACCGGCGTAGGGACCACGACGATGAGGCTCGATTTGATCGATCACTTCCATCGCCCTCACCTTGGGGGCACCGGAAACGGTTCCCGCTGGCAAGGCGGCCTTGAGTGCGTCAAATGCGTCCAGTCCTTCGCGAAGCTTTCCTTGGACTTCGCTGCTGATGTGCATCACATGGCTGTAACGTTCGACAACCATGATTTCTGTCAGCTCGATCGAGCCGAACTGGGCGACACGACCGACATCGTTTCGCCCCAAGTCGACCAACATTACGTGTTCGGCACGTTCCTTCGGGTCCGCTAGCAATTCTTGCTCAAGTGCCTTGTCTTCTTTTTCCGTTTGGCCACGTTTTCGAGTCCCGGCGAGAGGCCGAACCGTCACCACGGAATCTTCCACACGGCACATGATCTCGGGAGAACAGCCGACGAGAACACAATCGCCTGTCCGCAGATAAAACATGAACGGGCTGGGATTGACCACCCGCAATGAACGATAGATTTCGAGCGGGTCGACATCGGTTTTCACCGACAAGCGTTGGCTAGGTACGACCTGGAAGATATCGCCGGCACGGATGTATTCGACACATTGCCGAACGGCGTCGCCAAAGGTTTCCCGTGTAAAGTTGGAGGTAATCTCCATCGGGTTTTCTTTGGACGCCTGTCTCCAGATCCCTTCGTCCCACGCGGCTGGCTTGAATTGGTCGCCGCCGGTCCCCATCAAACGGTCAATGGTTTGATCGACTTGATTTGATGCAGCTTGATAGGTCTGATCGGCGGAGTCTTCGCTATCGATGTCGCGGCAGTCCGCCAACGTGACGACCGTGATGGTCTTGTCGACGTGATCGAAGACGCACACGGTGTGGTAAAAGGCAAAGTCCAGATCTGGAATGCCACGATCGTCTTCCGGGGCATTGGGCAGGTTTTCGACGTAGCGAACGACGTCATACCCGGCGTACCCGATCGCACCGCCGACAAACGGTGGCAACTCGTCTAGCTGAGCAACGGTTTTGTCGAGGTATTTTCGAAAAGCGTTCAGCGGATCCGGGTCATCGAATTCTTGGACAACTTTGCCGAGCTGCAAATCGGTGACTTGAACGGTTTGGCGAGTCGCGGCGAATCGCAAGATCGGATCGACCGCCAAGAAGCTATAGCGACCGACTTTTTCACCACCGATGACACTTTCGAACAAGCAAGCGCCGCCGCCTTGCTGATTCTCCGAAGACGAATCGAGCCGGCGAAATGCGGTCACCGGTGTCAAAGCGTCACTCAACAAGCGACGATAAACCGGCACAAAATCGTACTCACGTGCCAGTGCAGCAAACGCGTTGGGGGTAGGGTGATGCATTGACAGTTAAAAACAGTAACGTGACGACGATTGAAGGAGAGACGAGGGTGCGGCCCATTGGGCTAGCCATCGGCTCAGCCGCACCCGTTTGTCGAGGTTTTCAGTTAAATCCAGCTGACGCGGAAGCAGCCATTCTTTTCTCGATCAGCAGTCTTTTCCACGCATCGGACGAATGTTGCGACGTTTTGACCGCGACGGGCACCTAGTTTCGTCACCGAAACGGTCGCCGTGTAGGGGGCTGACGTGCGGAAGACGTCCCACCCGGCGAAAAGGTTCGTTGCCTTTGCGGGTGTGGCTTTCAATTCCCTTTTCAATTCCCAGGAATCCCACCGACAGGGCTGATGTTGCGGCACATCTTACCCCGACAACTGGTACTGGGTTGGTTTTGAATTAGGCGAGCGATAGAATCGAACTTGTGCGGAAATCATTTCGCAGTGGGTCTCGTTCCCCCGCTGCCCTTTTCTATCAAAGACACGACCAACGCTCGATCGACCGTGGAACACACATGCTCGATCGAACTTGCCGTCCGAAGAAGTCGTCTGGGTTGAAGAGCTTGAACCGCGATACGCACCAGTCATAGCCTGGCCGATGGCTACGCTGAACCTGGCAAACGTTGCAACAGAACCGGTAGCAAACCATGAAGTGCCAATTTTGTGAAAAGCCGGCGACCTTTCACATCACCGAGCTAACCGAACCGACTGGCCCACAGGTGATGCACCTTTGCGAAGAGCACGCCAAGGGTTTCTTACACAAAGGCGCCAGCTCACCAATGGCGGCCATCACGACGGCACTTGCCAAACAGCTCGGTCAATTGGGTCAAAGTAGCGATGACCTCGAAGAGCTGGACCAGAAGAAGTGCCCTGTGTGTGGAATCACTTTTCGCGAGTTCCGAAACAGCGGCCGACTCGGTTGCCCGTATGATTACACGCACTTTGAAGCCGACTTGCGCCCGTTGCTGGTCAACGTTCATGACCGAACCGAACACGTCGGAAAAAGCCCCAACCGCTCGACCAATACGGCGGACTCGCTAGCACGTATGATTAAGTTGCGAAGCGAGATGGATCAAGCGATCAAGCAAGAAGACTACGAACGTGCTTCGGAGATTCGTGACGAGCTGAAGTCGATGGCGACCCCGGCAACGCCACCTGAATCCGAAACACCACCTTCCCCAGAAACGGATGACGAATCGTGAAACGCGATGCTGATTTTGAACAGCTTGCACGCTACACCGGTGAATGGATGCGAGGCGAAGGCCCGGAATCCGACATCGTGATCAGCACTCGCGTTCGCCTTGCCCGCAACCTTGCTGACTTTCCTTTCATCCGCCGCTGCAGCGAAGATGATCGATTAAGTATCGAACGAAGCGTTCGGGCACGCATGGAAACGATCGCGGACCAACTCTGGGAATCCGCGCAATACGTGGACCTGGAACCGCTATCGGAAATCGATCGTCAATTGCTGGTCGAACGGCAATTGATCAGTCGCGAAATTGCCGAATCGGACGGGTCGCGCGCGGTCGCCTTCGATGCCAGCGAAGGCTATAGCGTGATGATCAATGAAGAAGATCACCTGCGAATCCAAGTCATGCGCAGTGGCTTGGACATGGAAAACACTTGGCAAAAAGTCAATCGTATCGACAACATGCTCGAAGAGGTCATGCTGTATGCGTTTCACCCACGCTATGGCTACCTAACGGCATGCCCCACCAACGTCGGAACGGGATTGCGTGTCAGCGTGATGCTGCACCTTCCGGCATTGGTGATCACCGAACAGATGGATCGCGTGTTCCGCAGCATGCAGCGAATCAACGTGACCGTGCGTGGTCTGTATGGTGAAGGTTCGCAGTACACCGGCGATTTCTATCAAGTCAGCAACCAAGTCACCTTGGGCTACACCGAATCAGAACTTCTAGACTTGGTCGGCAAAGAAGTCGCACCACGTATCATTGAATACGAACGCAAAGCACGCGAAGCGCTCTTAAAGAACAATCGCGACGACTTGCATGACGAAGTCAGTCGCGCGATGGGCATCCTAAGCACTGCCAGAAAGATCAGTAGCGAAGAAACGATGCACCACCTTTCTAAAATCCGACTGGGCATCAGCATGGGACTGATCGAAAAGCCGGACGTGAAGATCATCAACCAACTGTTCTTGCAGTCACAATCGGCCCACTTACAAAAGCTTCAAGGAAGAATCCTTGGCACGGCAGAACGCCACGCCAGGCGAGCCAGCTTTTTGCAACAACATCTGTCGGGTAAAGACGACGCGACGTGGAACTAAGAAACCGTCCACTTTGGTGCATAAGCACCGCGATCGAACGCGAAACGACGCCAGCGAAATTCACTGGCGCCGTGATTGATTGACAAAGCGTGCTTGTGTGAGACTCACAGTCAGACGGGCTAACCTGATCTAAAGTCTGACTCGATCTAAAACGCGGCTTGCTTCCGA
This is a stretch of genomic DNA from Stieleria sp. JC731. It encodes these proteins:
- a CDS encoding ABC transporter ATP-binding protein; amino-acid sequence: MIELQDVSIVAGEFQLHRINMVVPRGAYAVLMGRTGRGKTTILETICGLRKVSCGKVLIDGNDVSDWLPGDRDVGYVPQDLALFPTHTVAEHLSFALKLRGWTKAGTQHRIDELAAMLGLDHLMKRGVTNLSGGESQRVALGRALSFHPSVLLLDEPLSALDEATRIEIQSLLGELKQSVTILHVTHNQSEAQTLGDIHFQLKDGQLIATKFSSDDERSN
- a CDS encoding ABC transporter permease, coding for MSLDQESVQTTPASQTNERIGQSRRSDRRRRRSDAPFFIVMGGISATFILLIVLLLIADLRFTSVADFRAALAKPEIIAAMKLTITSCSVAAILSLWVAVPLGYLLSRYRFPLRWLVDTIVDIPIVLPPLVLGLSLLILFHQKIGDWQLETFLGDLGFPVTYRWPAVVLAQFSVACAFAVRTMRVTFDQIDPRTEDVARTLGCTRGQAFLTVTLPQARRGMIAATTIAWARSLGEFGPILVFAGATRMRTEVLSTTVFLELSVGELDSAVAVSLLMVAMAIVVLLILRILGTGLNA
- the modA gene encoding molybdate ABC transporter substrate-binding protein; protein product: MLASVLVLGGLIYSMSDSGRENAPRQSTGVTPSSAAIQLFCAASNRAVMEAVKERYEEECGGRIEIQYGPSQTLLSSIEVAQKGDLFLPADDSYLEIAEDKGLIAETIPVAKMRAVVAVAKGNPKSIQSINDLRRSDVRLVLANPDTAAIGKVTKRVLQDQQQWDALESAAVTMRATVNEVASDIAIGAADAGIVYDAVLRTFEDVDFITLDELSEASSDIAIGVIKQSNKPALGLHFARYLTASDRGLGQYKEFGFSVGVGDKWADTPELSIFAGSMLRPAIEETIKEFETREGVVVNRVYNGCGILVAQMKAGQEPDAYFACDLEFMNQVHDLFPEPVTVSNNELVILVQKGNPKGIQSLKDLAREGLRVGIGHEKQCAMGWITQNTFREGGVQEEIMPNVTVQTPTGDMLVNQLQAGSLDAAVAYLSNAAGAGDFLQAIRIEGIECSIATQPWAVAKDSPFPNLAGRLFQQICSAKSQDAFISEGFSWRWEPTGQ
- a CDS encoding PQQ-binding-like beta-propeller repeat protein: MRPAWLNRPLLGLVVLVSTCLGSAWADPVSDAQDLIKQADVRAGFFVYLGCQDAELAKALGSSESVQVQVLLDGEKAVGQLRKQIRAGGGYGDVAVDQLPGDQLPYVDNMVNLLIADSQDLASLEEIMRVLVPNGVALVKKGDGWERHTKARPDNIDEWTHYLHDPTGNSVAHDDVVAPPRHLQWVGSPRWSRHHDRMASMSALVSAGGRMFYIMDEGSRISIQLPSKWKLIARDAFNGTVLWKKDISSWQSHLWPLKSGPSQLARRLVCTEDRVYATLGYNAPLVALDAETGDVIQEYADSDATEEIISTGDRLFLVVRKGEAELQNYAPLFGTVGDQARSRSIFWNEEPRVLMAFDANTGERLWSKKSIVSPLSLSANDGKVYFHDGERIISLNQQDGESAWSSDPVTRRDSFTFNFGPRLVLHDDVVLYAGGDGKMVSLDAKSGQRLWDAEFPNSGYQSPQDLMVVDGLVWLAPLTSGRDSGVYTGRDPKTGEIKKSFAPDVDTYWFHHRCYIAKATDNFLMPSRTGIEFVDPDQEHWDIHHWVRGGCLYGVLPCNGLTYAPPHNCACYPEAKLYGFNALAPVAPTRPIPDEVPEEGRLVKGPAYGAALAPESDPSSDDWPTYRHDSNRSGTTTGPVNSDVDIQWRVNLGGRLTSPVISGGKVYIAQIDQHTLHAIDEKNGQTEWSFTAGARIDSPPTVAQGRVVFGCADGRVYCLDESGQLVWRYRAAPLDRRAMAYEQLESLWPVHGSVLIHDGSVYCVAGRSIFIDGGLRLIKLDLASGQQQFERILDETNPDTGNNIQEKLQILQMPVGLPDILSTDGRHLYMKSQKFDFDGNRLEIGPNSGDFATQASKQRGEDAHIFAPMGFLDDTWFHRSYWVMGQSFAGGHGGYYQAGRFAPSGRILVKGNGYVYGYGRKPQYLRWTTVLEHQLFAAEQNPPEIPKDFGRRQGPASVPSASFPKTESLNPKGKPITVEAWMTSLRPQGVVIARGGPTEGFALSLKAGLPEFHVRVDKKLTTVTGSKRIVGGWHHLVGVLEADGAVKLYVDGDLVSEGKAAGLLTTDPAQGMDVGADSLSAVGTYESPSQFGGVIDEVRLYFIAATAEQIKRRYESGNEISPDAVLAVSFDDGTARDHSLHRNSGTVDGGKVVEGKFGKAIQFKIAKNNGKNANANARQSNSLVDPKWAKEVPIYVRGMVLAGNKLFVVGPRDSINEEETFKQLSESDPEVQALLAEQDKILMGDEGAKLLAVNIDTGKIDSQLPIESLPTWDGLAGANGKLYLTTLDGGVICFGKAAQ